The Fusarium keratoplasticum isolate Fu6.1 chromosome 4, whole genome shotgun sequence genome contains the following window.
CCCGCCGACTTTGGGAGCTGTGATGCGCagagcgaggaggccaagaagctgttgaAGCTTTACCGTGATAAGGATCTCGTGAGGGAGAAGTGTGTCGAGCTTGCGGCGGAGAACCCAGGTTTCTCGTGGACGTCGCTCGTGTGTGGTCACTTCTTCGACTTTGGCATCCGGGATGGACTGCTGCACTTTAACCTCGACACCAACGAGGCCGTCATTCTTGACAAGGGTGACGTTCCAGCTTCAGCGGCCACCCTCCGCCGTGTGGGCGAGGCCCTCGTCGCAGTCCTCAAGCGTCCCGACACGACAAAGAACCGCCTCCTCTACGTCCAAAGTTTCCGCAAGACCCAGCTCGAAGTGCTCGCATCCCTAGAAAAGGCCACGGGCGCAACCTGGACACGCGAGTTTGTCGACTCCAAGGCGTTCCTTGAGCGCGAGGTGAACAAGTTGTCTGTCAACTTTAGCAAGCA
Protein-coding sequences here:
- a CDS encoding NmrA domain-containing protein, which translates into the protein MSLNKVLLVGANGNLGTVLLEGLVASKSFDISVAKRASSTSTPAYASSTTSVTIPDDMSVEGLVPALKGQDVVIASFPLKDVSQHLRLAEASAKAGVKRFIPADFGSCDAQSEEAKKLLKLYRDKDLVREKCVELAAENPGFSWTSLVCGHFFDFGIRDGLLHFNLDTNEAVILDKGDVPASAATLRRVGEALVAVLKRPDTTKNRLLYVQSFRKTQLEVLASLEKATGATWTREFVDSKAFLEREVNKLSVNFSKHAMEEIVFVLGTLDADWTKRGEAFAMEELGLEDEDLDKVVQEVVDQWKKEKAEQK